One Solanum pennellii chromosome 10, SPENNV200 genomic region harbors:
- the LOC107001915 gene encoding nuclear transcription factor Y subunit B-8-like: protein MANNNNVGSGNGGFHSYRRSPQPTLARSPSSDMERSVELPSHLNQEIAANEGDSECTIREQDRFMPIANVVRNMRKILPPNAKIADESKLVIQECVSEFIGFVTGEANDRCKLEKRKTITAEDLLWSMNSLGFDDYVEPLTLYLQRYREFDGGDRGSLRGDPFPLKRPTVNPASGYSLIPNHLPPNFPMAHHYGYYVYPPPVDNSYRQGDASSGSTSHERAVAAVDRDVESPAEKSED, encoded by the exons ATggctaataataataatgttggTTCAGGAAATGGAGGATTTCATAGCTATCGCAGATCCCCGCAACCAACCCTTGCTCGTTCCCCTTCCTCTG ATATGGAGAGAAGCGTGGAACTGCCTTCTCATCTCAACCAGGAAATTGCTGCCAATGAAGGAGATTCTGAATGCACCATCCGGGAGCAAGACCGATTTATGCCAATAGCCAACGTGGTCAGAAACATGCGCAAGATCCTTCCTCCCAATGCCAAGATAGCTGATGAATCCAAACTGGTCATCCAAGAATGTGTCTCTGAGTTCATAGGCTTTGTAACAGGCGAAGCTAACGATCGTTGCAAGCTTGAGAAGCGCAAGACAATCACCGCTGAAGACTTGCTTTGGTCCATGAACTCACTTGGTTTTGATGATTACGTTGAACCCTTGACTTTGTACTTGCAGCGTTATCGTGAGTTTGATGGTGGTGACCGTGGATCCCTGAGAGGAGATCCTTTTCCGTTGAAGCGCCCAACGGTTAATCCAGCTTCAGGCTACAGCCTCATTCCCAATCACCTGCCTCCTAATTTTCCAATGGCTCATCACTATGGTTATTATGTGTATCCACCACCAGTGGACAACAGTTATAGGCAGGGGGATGCATCAAGTGGAAGCACTTCTCATGAGCGTGCAGTGGCTGCTGTGGATCGTGACGTTGAGTCTCCTGCGGAAAAGAGTGAGGACTGA